A genomic stretch from Lathyrus oleraceus cultivar Zhongwan6 chromosome 2, CAAS_Psat_ZW6_1.0, whole genome shotgun sequence includes:
- the LOC127118308 gene encoding transcription factor MYB1 gives MEKSKSRVVRKGAWTYEEDKLLKACIEMYGEGKWHLIPQRAGLNRCRKSCRLRWLNYLNPTINRESFSEDEVDMILRLHKLLGNRWALIAARLPGRTSNDVKNYWHTHLHKKMISKNLEEEKEKEKSKETMKAHEVIKPQPRTFSSHSPWLNGKNIVKPIVAVSRKDASVAKDSNIESTIIPIIGDGDCAAPPSLGNSTMWWESLLGGSNDKIGSCSLLQEEGNSILGLSNIENYFMEGSNDINVGDCDWDSSFCEFDYL, from the exons ATGGAGAAAAGTAAGAGCAGAGTTGTGAGAAAAGGTGCATGGACATATGAAGAAGACAAGTTACTGAAAGCTTGTATTGAAATGTATGGTGAAGGAAAATGGCATTTAATTCCACAAAGAGCAG GATTGAATAGGTGCAGGAAAAGCTGTAGATTGAGATGGTTAAATTATTTAAACCCCACCATTAACAGAGAAAGTTTTTCTGAGGATGAAGTTGATATGATTCTAAGGCTACACAAACTTTTAGGAAACAG ATGGGCATTAATTGCTGCAAGGCTTCCGGGTAGAACATCTAATGACGTGAAGAATTATTGGCATACACACTTGCATAAGAAGATGATTTCAAAAAATttagaagaagaaaaagaaaaagaaaaatctAAAGAAACTATGAAAGCTCATGAAGTTATTAAACCTCAACCTCGAACTTTTTCATCTCATTCACCTTGGTTGAATGGGAAAAATATTGTGAAACCAATAGTGGCGGTTTCAAGGAAAGATGCTAGTGTTGCTAAAGATAGTAACATAGAGAGTACTATAATACCAATTATTGGTGATGGAGACTGTGCTGCACCCCCATCTCTTGGAAACTCAACAATGTGGTGGGAAAGTTTGTTGGGAGGGAGCAATGACAAAATTGGTTCATGCTCTTTATTACAAGAAGAGGGAAATTCCATTTTAGGGTTATCAAATATTGAGAACTATTTTATGGAAGGTTCCAATGATATTAATGTAGGTGATTGTGATTGGGATTCTAGTTTTTGTGAATTTGATTATCTTTAG